TCAGCGGCGTTGGGACACCATTCCCTACGAGCGAGACACGATCCGCCCTAACATTCTCGGACGTTTTGGTGATTTCGTGCTGGCTACGGCCCAGGCGCCAGCGATGCTGGACTATCTAGACAACAAGCTGAACGTAAGAGAAGGCTTTGTCGGCACCGGCACGGGACGTTCGATCAATGAGAACTACGGACGAGAGCTGATGGAACTGCATACCGTCGGTGTTGATGGTGGCTATGATCAACAAGACATTATCGAGTTGGCGCGTGTACTGACGGGTTGGCAGATTGATCCGAACCTGCCGGGTGGATTCTGGTATCGCAGCGAAGCTCACGACGACGAAGCGAAAGAGGTGATGGGACTGCAGATCGCACCGGGCGGTGGACTGCAGGATGGATTGGATGCGATCGAATACCTGACAAAGCAGGGCGCGACTGCGGTTTTCATCAGTCGGAAACTGATCCGGCGGTTCGTAAGCGAAGAACCTCAAGAGGGACTCGTGATCAGGGCGGCGATCCAGTATCTGATCAACGATGGCGATCTTCGCGAAGTCATGCGCACGATCCTCTACTCACCCGAATTCCTGGCCGATTCGAATACACGACAGGTCAAGGTCAAGCGCCCACACGTACTCATGGCGAGCTTGATGAGGAGCCTCCAGGCCGATGCCGAACCCCTACTGACGAAGATGCCCACGACACTCCTTGAAATGGGAGAGCAACTCTACGGAGTTCACCCTCCGACGGGCTACCCCGATGAATCGGCCTTTTGGGCGGGACCGGGAGGCCTGATGTCGGGCCAGAAGCACTTTGAGCGCGCCGTGCACGGACTCGATGGCTGGAATCCAGAGTTCGACGTGTCGGCAACAGCGTTCGAAGACATCGTCGACGAGTTGATCGGCAAGTACTTCCCACTCGGCGTATCTGTAGAGACTCGTGCTGGTGCGATCGCGCTGCTCGAAGCGATGGGGCCCCAGGCTCAAATCAAGCGGGTCCAGCAGGCTGCTGCGTTCTTGTTCTCGAGTCCCGAGTTCTTGCTTCATTGAGGTCCATCGAGATGCCCGTCACACGAAGAAGATTCCTGACCAACTCGGCGCTCGGAGCCGCGGCCTTCCTGGTCCCGACACTGCATCCGGGAACCTCGAGGGCGATGGCAACAGATCCGGTACTCGTCGTGGTCTTTCTACGTGGCGCGGCCGACGGGGTGAACATGGCCGTGCCCTACGGCGATGGCGAGTACTACGCGAACCGCCCGGACATCGCGATCCCGTCGGGGAACGAACTCGATCTCGATGGCTTTTTCGGACTCAATCCAGACCTTGGACCGCTACTTCCCTTGTTCCAGGCGGGAAAGCTCGACATCATCCACGCGGTCGGAAACCCCATCGGCACCCGCTCCCATTTCGACGCCATGGACTACATGGAGACGGCCGTACCGGGAGACAAGTCCGTGACTCAGGGCTGGCTCAATCGGTATTTGGAACAGATCGGTGGCGGAGTTGCTTCTGCCGGGATCACGCTGGGGCACTCGAGCAGCGTTTCACTCTCGGGTCCCGCGAGAAGCCTCGCGTTTCCATCTCTGGGAACGTTCAACCTGCTCGATCCGTACTCGAGTGAACGCCGTCAGGCACTTCAGTCCCTCTATCAACCGCTCACGGGTAGTCTGCTCGGAGACGCCGTCGTCGATTCACTCGCTGCGACTGAACTCTTCGCATCCGTCACGACAGATACTTCGGTTGTCTATCCCGCATCTGGACTTGGAAAGAACCTCAAGGACGCCGCTGCATTGATTCGTGCAGATGTCGGCGTGCGCGTCGTATCGGTGGACGTTGGCGGCTGGGATGTGCATTCCGGAGAAGTCGCCCGACTGCACGATCTGGCCACGGACCTTGGAGAGAGTCTGGCCGCGTTCTACGAGGACCTCGGATCGCATATGGATCGGACTCTGGTGCTGGCGCAGACGGAGTTCGGTCGCATGCTCGCCCAAAACGGCAGCCTTGGCTGCGATCACGGCCACGGCAGCATCATGTTCGCTCTGGGTACCACGCACTCGCGCGGCCGCGTTCTGCTCAAGGACGGACAGTGGCCTGGGCTGTCTTCGGCGGATCTGTACGAAGGGCGCGATCTCGCAGTGACGACCGATTTCCGAGACGTCTACGCGGAGATTCTGGAGAACCACCTGGGCGTACTCGACCCGTCGTCGATTCTGCCGGGATTCGCCGTAAATTCGGCGAACTATCCGGGTCTGTTCAGCTAGTCGTTTCTGAGCGAGAACGAAGCTATGCGCAACTTATGTGCAACTCGACACCAGGAGAGGCTGACGGGTACTATCCAAGTTGAGACTCTTGCCTACGCCTGAGTTGTCGCTGCCGAATAGGTCGCTTGAGAGCGGCAATTGCTGGAGAGAGATGGCGATGTTTGCAAGCTGGATACAGCGTTCGGGAAACGCATTGGTCTGGACCGCCGCTTGTGGGTTGGCGCTCTGTCTGCCTATGACGGCGACTGCAGGGACAATCGGAGTATCTGCGCCCTCGCAGATCATCGCGGTGAGCGAGACGGCCGATGTCGAGATTTCGATCGATCTCGGATCCGATCAGGCCTCCATTTTCCAGGGCGATTTCACGCTTCTGGGACTCGATACGGTGGTCAGCGCCGGCGTTGCAATCGGGGCAGGCTGGACGGGTGCGTCCGGGATCACCTCCAGTATCGCCACCGTCTCCCTGACCTCGAACCCTGCCGGGGGTGTGCGCGCCCTGGCTTCGTTTTCGATCACGGGGCTCGCGCCGGGTTTGTTCGAAATCTCTTTCACACCCGTGATTCTCCAGGGCGAGCGCTTCAATCCGGGACTCGAGATCTACGATATTTCGATCGATGCGTTCTCGACTCCGCTCGCCACGGTTACGGTGACGCCGGAGCCAAGCACCGGGCTATTGCTCGGACTCGGCTTCTTCGGTCTGTACGTCGCGCGCCGCCGCTGAGGCCCCGCGCCCCGCGCACTTGCGAAGTCCATCCCACCGGTCCATCTTCCGGCGCCTGAATTTCTGAGGTGCACCGATGGAGCGGGGAGTCGGGGTAGACTTCGGCACGACCAATAGTGCTCTCGCCATTGTCGAGCCGGAGGGGAACCCGGAACTTGCCGAGTTCGCGCGAGCGGATGGCACGGTCAGTCCCACCTTCCGCTCCGTGCTGTATTTCAAACGGCCCGATGGCGGACGGGAGATCGCGGAGGTCGCCGGGCAACGAGCGATCGATCACTATCTGAGCGCCGACGAACCCGGGCGTTTGATGCAATCGCTCAAGTCCTTTCTTGCTCGCCGTGACTTTACCGAGACGAGTGTGTTGGGACGCACCTATCGTCTCGAAGCACTGATTGCAGTGATCCTGCGGAGCGTGCGCGAAGAATCCGAAGCGCAGTTTGGACCTCTGGAAGCTCCGGTCGTCGTGGGACGGCCTGTGAGATTCGTGGGCGCGAATGATCTTGAAGCCGAAGAATTTGCTCTCGCGCGTCTGCGCGCCAGTTTCCACAACGCCGGTTTTCCCGAAGTCATCTTCGAGTACGAGCCCGTAGCTGCCGCCTACCATTACGAGAGTTCCCTCGATCGCGACGAGCTGATTCTGATTGGGGACTTCGGAGGCGGAACCAGCGACTTTTCGCTGCTGCGAGTCGGGCCGGGCCGATCCCGGGATGCTCGTGACAGCATCCTGGGAACTGAGGGTGTGGGCCTGGCAGGGGACGCTTTTGACGGTCGCATCGTTCGCAGTGTGGTGTCGCCCGTTCTGGGCATGGGCGGACGCTATCGCTCGGTATTCGGAAAGGAACTTCCGGTTCCAACCTGGATCTACACCCATCTGCAGCGCTGGCACCATCTGAGCTTCCTGAAGTCACCCCGCTCACTCCAGCTCCTCTACGATATGACGCGGGAGGCGTTCGAACCCGAGCGCTTCGAAGCTCTATTGCATCTTGTGCAGAACGACCTGGGCTTTGAACTGCATCGCGCGGTCGAGACTGCGAAACTCGATTTATCAGAGGAAGAGGAGGCGGCGTTTCGTTTCCTCGACGGCCCCGTCCAGATCGAAGAGCGAGTATCACGAGAGGGCTTCGAGGCCTGGATCGCACCAGAGGTCGAGGCTATTGAAACCTGCATCGATCGCTTGCTCGAGAAGACGTCGACGCCCGCTGATGAGGTTGATCGAGTGTTTCTCACCGGTGGAACGTCGCTCGTCCCCCTGGTGCGCGCGCTCTTTGTGCATCGCTTTGGAGTCGAACGAATCCGCTCTGGGGCGGAGTTGACTTCAGTCGCCAGTGGTCTCGCGCTGCGCTCGCTCGAGTTGAAGCGTTCGGGCTAAGCCGTACGGGCACTCCGCGGGCGGCTCTTGCCCAAGCCTCCCTTTGGGGGCGCAGGGCATTGTGTTGCATCCTGGCGTCTTCTGCGGTGTCGCGTGAGGGGATTCAGTGGGCCTTCCGCTGCAGCCGGTTGAGACCCGAACGATGCTTTCCCCACGGCAAAGAAAAAGCCCCCGCAGGCGCTTGCCTGCGGGGGCTTGAAGTTCCGACTCCTTGCGGAGTTACTCTTCGCGTGGTCTTGCGATGAAGAACAGCACGATCATCGATCCGAGCGCAAAAGCGGCGATCGACGAGGGCTCCGGGACCGGATCCGCATGCGACTTCGAGTCGCCGACCTTGTAGTGGCGGTTCGTCGAGGTCGGGTTCTGGACCCAGAAATCGACCTTGAGGATGCCGTCCTCGAAGAGGGCTTCGGCCACGTTTTCGTGACCCATGTTCGGCATTGCCAGACCGATCCAGCCCGTCTGCGGGACGTTCGTGGTGTACTGAAGATCAGAAGGAGGGGTGAGGACCAGAGTCATGGACTCCCACTCGACTCCCGAGCCATCCGGCATACTTCCCGCCAGGTCGTTGATGTCATTGGCCGCGCCCTTGAACACGATGTCGTTAAGCGTGATGTCTGCAATCCACGTCTTCGGATTGCTGTACGTGTTGACGTCGTAGCTCCGGAGCATTTCGGCGCGGATCGTCGCATTTCCATCGGCACCGATACTCAATCCGGCATTGATCCAATTGAAATTGTGGTACTGGCTGGTCTGCCCACCCCAGTTGGAGTTGCCCAGGTAAAGACCCTGGTCCCCATAACCGCCTTGATTCGCCGGCGAAAGGTTCAGATCCAAGGCGGCGGACGGAGTCGCCCAACCGATCAAACAAGCCGCAATCAGTAACAACCAGCCCTGTCGTACCATCACTCGTCCCCTCAAGATTTCAACACCCCTGCCTGATAGCCTGCCTGATCCGCACCATGCCTGATCGGCAATATCACGTAGCATTTCCCGGGGTTTGGGAATTCCTACATCAGCCGAGTATGGACAGTTTCGGCAAGGATTTCCATAGGAGTAATGCTCTGTCCGAAGAAAGCTTGCCCTCTATTCTGGCCAATCTGGAGCAATGTCAATTATTCCAATAACTTCGAGATGGAATTGCCGGTTCTCGGGGACGCACTTTCGCGCCAAAAAAAGTCGCCCCAGAGCATCGTGAACACGCAAGTCTCCGCTGTGCGATCCTCGCGAGGTGCGACCTGCATTTTCTTCATTCCCC
This region of bacterium genomic DNA includes:
- a CDS encoding Hsp70 family protein, encoding MERGVGVDFGTTNSALAIVEPEGNPELAEFARADGTVSPTFRSVLYFKRPDGGREIAEVAGQRAIDHYLSADEPGRLMQSLKSFLARRDFTETSVLGRTYRLEALIAVILRSVREESEAQFGPLEAPVVVGRPVRFVGANDLEAEEFALARLRASFHNAGFPEVIFEYEPVAAAYHYESSLDRDELILIGDFGGGTSDFSLLRVGPGRSRDARDSILGTEGVGLAGDAFDGRIVRSVVSPVLGMGGRYRSVFGKELPVPTWIYTHLQRWHHLSFLKSPRSLQLLYDMTREAFEPERFEALLHLVQNDLGFELHRAVETAKLDLSEEEEAAFRFLDGPVQIEERVSREGFEAWIAPEVEAIETCIDRLLEKTSTPADEVDRVFLTGGTSLVPLVRALFVHRFGVERIRSGAELTSVASGLALRSLELKRSG
- a CDS encoding DUF1501 domain-containing protein, with the protein product MPVTRRRFLTNSALGAAAFLVPTLHPGTSRAMATDPVLVVVFLRGAADGVNMAVPYGDGEYYANRPDIAIPSGNELDLDGFFGLNPDLGPLLPLFQAGKLDIIHAVGNPIGTRSHFDAMDYMETAVPGDKSVTQGWLNRYLEQIGGGVASAGITLGHSSSVSLSGPARSLAFPSLGTFNLLDPYSSERRQALQSLYQPLTGSLLGDAVVDSLAATELFASVTTDTSVVYPASGLGKNLKDAAALIRADVGVRVVSVDVGGWDVHSGEVARLHDLATDLGESLAAFYEDLGSHMDRTLVLAQTEFGRMLAQNGSLGCDHGHGSIMFALGTTHSRGRVLLKDGQWPGLSSADLYEGRDLAVTTDFRDVYAEILENHLGVLDPSSILPGFAVNSANYPGLFS
- a CDS encoding PEP-CTERM sorting domain-containing protein; translated protein: MAMFASWIQRSGNALVWTAACGLALCLPMTATAGTIGVSAPSQIIAVSETADVEISIDLGSDQASIFQGDFTLLGLDTVVSAGVAIGAGWTGASGITSSIATVSLTSNPAGGVRALASFSITGLAPGLFEISFTPVILQGERFNPGLEIYDISIDAFSTPLATVTVTPEPSTGLLLGLGFFGLYVARRR
- a CDS encoding PEP-CTERM sorting domain-containing protein (PEP-CTERM proteins occur, often in large numbers, in the proteomes of bacteria that also encode an exosortase, a predicted intramembrane cysteine proteinase. The presence of a PEP-CTERM domain at a protein's C-terminus predicts cleavage within the sorting domain, followed by covalent anchoring to some some component of the (usually Gram-negative) cell surface. Many PEP-CTERM proteins exhibit an unusual sequence composition that includes large numbers of potential glycosylation sites. Expression of one such protein has been shown restore the ability of a bacterium to form floc, a type of biofilm.); translated protein: MMVRQGWLLLIAACLIGWATPSAALDLNLSPANQGGYGDQGLYLGNSNWGGQTSQYHNFNWINAGLSIGADGNATIRAEMLRSYDVNTYSNPKTWIADITLNDIVFKGAANDINDLAGSMPDGSGVEWESMTLVLTPPSDLQYTTNVPQTGWIGLAMPNMGHENVAEALFEDGILKVDFWVQNPTSTNRHYKVGDSKSHADPVPEPSSIAAFALGSMIVLFFIARPREE